The proteins below come from a single Rosa rugosa chromosome 2, drRosRugo1.1, whole genome shotgun sequence genomic window:
- the LOC133729035 gene encoding pentatricopeptide repeat-containing protein At5g66520-like isoform X2 yields the protein MAAVAPPSLPNQNKLPSFSSRIPAGMPAPVVLLQMCSNFQEVRQVHAQLVVSGLIARPINGGRLLQAYVTVSNFNYALSTFDSISNPDVFAYNTMMRGLILERVLAGFSEDNTLAKNSLISGYLSQGQVESARKMFDNLVAKDDASWSAMVAGYTKNGMYAEALVIFRKMLSSQVSPNESALVSSLCACANLGALDQGKWIHAYIDRIGARISVTVGTALIDMYAKCGSIENAYEVFRKMPQKDVVSWGAIISGFAIHGRAVKCFELFDDMVAGGIHPNEVIFVGILSACSHAGYVETGYKYFDQMVRLYGIKPSTEHYGCMVDLLGRAGRLAEAEKLITSMPEEPNSVIWGAFLGACRMHSDVRRGNLAFKHLTDLEPTSGDRYKLAGIMFANAGEKENATKIRKIITDNDLETTRGVSSIEIDGVVHEFVAGTINHSRHKEIYRMWERVNRLLEIHELEICIPF from the exons ATGGCTGCTGTTGCTCCTCCATCTCTTCCCAACCAGAACAAGTTACCATCCTTCTCGTCGAGAATTCCGGCTGGAATGCCGGCCCCCGTCGTTTTGCTTCAAATGTGCAGCAATTTTCAAGAAGTAAGACAAGTTCATGCTCAATTGGTTGTATCAGGACTAATTGCGCGCCCTATAAATGGTGGGAGGCTTCTTCAGGCCTATGTCACAGTGTCAAACTTTAACTATGCATTATCAACTTTTGATAGCATATCTAATCCTGATGTGTTTGCCTACAATACCATGATGAGAGGTTTAATACTGG AGCGAGTTTTAGCTGGCTTTTCCGAGGATAACACACTTGCTAAGAACTCCTTGATTTCGGGTTACCTCAGTCAGGGTCAGGTAGAAAGTGCTAGAAAAATGTTCGATAACCTGGTAGCAAAGGATGATGCATCTTGGAGTGCAATGGTAGCAGGGTACACAAAGAATGGTATGTATGCAGAAGCATTAGTCATCTTTCGAAAGATGTTGAGTTCTCAAGTTTCTCCAAATGAATCAGCACTTGTGAGCTCATTGTGTGCTTGTGCTAATTTGGGAGCACTAGACCAAGGCAAATGGATACATGCATACATTGATAGAATTGGGGCTAGGATTAGTGTCACTGTGGGTACTGCTCTTATAGACATGTATGCAAAGTGTGGCAGCATAGAAAATGCCTATGAAGTTTTCAGGAAGATGCCACAGAAAGACGTAGTTTCATGGGGAGCTATCATATCTGGTTTCGCCATTCATGGGCGAGCTGTAAAATGTTTCGAACTGTTTGATGATATGGTTGCTGGTGGAATTCACCCAAATGAAGTAATTTTTGTAGGTATTTTATCAGCTTGTTCTCATGCCGGGTATGTTGAAACGGGATACAAGTATTTTGACCAAATGGTTCGTCTTTATGGGATTAAACCATCCACTGAACATTATGGATGCATGGTGGATCTTCTTGGTCGTGCAGGGCGGCTGGCAGAGGCGGAAAAGCTCATCACGTCAATGCCGGAAGAGCCTAATTCAGTTATATGGGGTGCATTTCTTGGTGCTTGTAGAATGCACAGTGACGTGAGGAGAGGGAACCTGGCTTTCAAGCACTTGACTGATCTTGAGCCAACGTCTGGTGACAGATACAAACTTGCAGGGATTATGTTTGCTAATGCTGGGGAAAAGGAAAATGCTACTAAAATTAGGAAGATCATCACAGATAATGACTTGGAGACAACTCGTGGAGTAAGCTCAATTGAGATAGATGGTGTAGTCCACGAGTTTGTAGCAGGTACCATCAACCATAGCAGGCACAAAGAAATTTACAGAATGTGGGAGAGGGTTAATAGGTTATTAGAAATCCATGAGCTTGAAATTTGCATTCCATTCTAG
- the LOC133729035 gene encoding pentatricopeptide repeat-containing protein At5g66520-like isoform X1 has protein sequence MAAVAPPSLPNQNKLPSFSSRIPAGMPAPVVLLQMCSNFQEVRQVHAQLVVSGLIARPINGGRLLQAYVTVSNFNYALSTFDSISNPDVFAYNTMMRGLILGKSPYLALKLYSRLLLDGLKPDNYTYTFVLKACSQVNALFEGREVHGRIIKAGIAPDTYIHSSLINMYSSSSDGLVCAERVLAGFSEDNTLAKNSLISGYLSQGQVESARKMFDNLVAKDDASWSAMVAGYTKNGMYAEALVIFRKMLSSQVSPNESALVSSLCACANLGALDQGKWIHAYIDRIGARISVTVGTALIDMYAKCGSIENAYEVFRKMPQKDVVSWGAIISGFAIHGRAVKCFELFDDMVAGGIHPNEVIFVGILSACSHAGYVETGYKYFDQMVRLYGIKPSTEHYGCMVDLLGRAGRLAEAEKLITSMPEEPNSVIWGAFLGACRMHSDVRRGNLAFKHLTDLEPTSGDRYKLAGIMFANAGEKENATKIRKIITDNDLETTRGVSSIEIDGVVHEFVAGTINHSRHKEIYRMWERVNRLLEIHELEICIPF, from the coding sequence ATGGCTGCTGTTGCTCCTCCATCTCTTCCCAACCAGAACAAGTTACCATCCTTCTCGTCGAGAATTCCGGCTGGAATGCCGGCCCCCGTCGTTTTGCTTCAAATGTGCAGCAATTTTCAAGAAGTAAGACAAGTTCATGCTCAATTGGTTGTATCAGGACTAATTGCGCGCCCTATAAATGGTGGGAGGCTTCTTCAGGCCTATGTCACAGTGTCAAACTTTAACTATGCATTATCAACTTTTGATAGCATATCTAATCCTGATGTGTTTGCCTACAATACCATGATGAGAGGTTTAATACTGGGTAAGTCCCCTTATCTTGCACTGAAGCTCTATAGTAGGCTTTTACTAGATGGTTTAAAACCAGACAATTACACCTACACCTTTGTTCTCAAAGCATGTTCCCAAGTGAATGCGCTCTTCGAAGGTAGAGAAGTGCATGGCCGGATAATTAAGGCCGGAATAGCACCAGATACTTACATTCATAGTTCACTGATAAACATGTACTCGAGTTCATCAGATGGTTTGGTCTGTGCAGAGCGAGTTTTAGCTGGCTTTTCCGAGGATAACACACTTGCTAAGAACTCCTTGATTTCGGGTTACCTCAGTCAGGGTCAGGTAGAAAGTGCTAGAAAAATGTTCGATAACCTGGTAGCAAAGGATGATGCATCTTGGAGTGCAATGGTAGCAGGGTACACAAAGAATGGTATGTATGCAGAAGCATTAGTCATCTTTCGAAAGATGTTGAGTTCTCAAGTTTCTCCAAATGAATCAGCACTTGTGAGCTCATTGTGTGCTTGTGCTAATTTGGGAGCACTAGACCAAGGCAAATGGATACATGCATACATTGATAGAATTGGGGCTAGGATTAGTGTCACTGTGGGTACTGCTCTTATAGACATGTATGCAAAGTGTGGCAGCATAGAAAATGCCTATGAAGTTTTCAGGAAGATGCCACAGAAAGACGTAGTTTCATGGGGAGCTATCATATCTGGTTTCGCCATTCATGGGCGAGCTGTAAAATGTTTCGAACTGTTTGATGATATGGTTGCTGGTGGAATTCACCCAAATGAAGTAATTTTTGTAGGTATTTTATCAGCTTGTTCTCATGCCGGGTATGTTGAAACGGGATACAAGTATTTTGACCAAATGGTTCGTCTTTATGGGATTAAACCATCCACTGAACATTATGGATGCATGGTGGATCTTCTTGGTCGTGCAGGGCGGCTGGCAGAGGCGGAAAAGCTCATCACGTCAATGCCGGAAGAGCCTAATTCAGTTATATGGGGTGCATTTCTTGGTGCTTGTAGAATGCACAGTGACGTGAGGAGAGGGAACCTGGCTTTCAAGCACTTGACTGATCTTGAGCCAACGTCTGGTGACAGATACAAACTTGCAGGGATTATGTTTGCTAATGCTGGGGAAAAGGAAAATGCTACTAAAATTAGGAAGATCATCACAGATAATGACTTGGAGACAACTCGTGGAGTAAGCTCAATTGAGATAGATGGTGTAGTCCACGAGTTTGTAGCAGGTACCATCAACCATAGCAGGCACAAAGAAATTTACAGAATGTGGGAGAGGGTTAATAGGTTATTAGAAATCCATGAGCTTGAAATTTGCATTCCATTCTAG
- the LOC133729038 gene encoding GPI-anchored protein LLG1 — protein sequence MVLNQSSSFCFAALFFFFFFFILLGLPASSSSSPTFISDGIFESQVSIGRNLLQAKKGCPVNFEFLNYTIITSQCKGPRYPADKCCASFKELACPYTDVLNDLTNECASIMFSYINLYGNYPPGLFANECHEGKLGLACPALPPSTLADDVNGVHTTSSPSPLPMLTAGFLLLLFRLL from the exons ATGGTGTTGAATCAGAGCTCCAGCTTCTGTTTTGctgctctcttcttcttcttcttcttcttcattttgttgGGTCTccctgcttcttcttcatcttctcccaCTTTCATTTCAG ATGGTATCTTTGAATCTCAGGTTTCTATTGGCCGGAACCTACTGCAGGCCAAGAAAG GTTGTCCAGTAAACTTTGAGTTTTTGAACTACACCATCATCACAAGCCAATGCAAAGGACCACGATACCCTGCTGACAAGTGTTGTGCTTCATTCAAGGAATTGGCTTGCCCTTATACAGATGTATTGAACGACTTGACAAATGAATGTGCTTCTATTATGTTCAGCTACATCAACCTCTATGGAAACTACCCTCCTGGCCTTTTTGCCAATGAGTGCCACGAGGGGAAATTGGGTCTTGCATGCCCTGCATTACCGCCTTCAACTTTGGCTGATGATGTAAACGGGGTTCATACCACCTCCTCTCCATCTCCATTGCCAATGCTCACAGCTGGTTTCCTATTGTTGCTGTTCCGGTTACTTTGA
- the LOC133732178 gene encoding phosphatidylinositol/phosphatidylcholine transfer protein SFH13-like produces the protein MSGLEGWGAQDEIRDRRSDFENSEEERRRSRICNLRKKAINASSKFTHSLKKRGKRKIDYRVPSVSIEDVRDAAEEIAVQELRQRLLDRDLLPARHDDYHTLLRFLKARDLNIDKTIQLWEEMLKWRNEFGTDTILEDFEFGELDEVLQYYPQGYHGVDKEGRPVYIERLGKAHPSRLMQITSIERYLKYHVQEFERALQEKFPACSIAAKRQICSTTTILDVQGLGMKNFTRTAANLLASMTKIDTNYYPETLHRMYIVNAGPGFKKMLWPATQKFLDVKTIAKIQVLEPKSLCKLLEVIDSSQLPDFLGGSCTCSAEGGCLKSSKGPWNDIEIMKLLHNAEATFVREVTRVSNNQQIFDSYVQIRPLKASIAKSGSDIDDPCSSLGRRSSTPPALAAVDEEASDQGAYYTCDDHFPLVDKSITTNLGHDQDQSLDCRMNNGSREATLNSEDSSVSHQLDTVMDKIEKRNFPRVARLMISFLVRLIPFSHILRLEFWKRQNNNVYPSNLGESISDTNSPAPEAVEEDRVLPCLQRLQQLEKIYEELSNKPATIPLEKDRMLMESLDRIKSVEYDLEQTKRVLHSAVVKQVEIANLLENLDESRFHRKRLFC, from the exons ATGTCAG GCCTAGAAGGGTGGGGAGCGCAAGATGAAATTAGAGATAGAAGATCAGATTTTGAGAATtctgaagaagagagaagacgTTCAAGAATTTGCAACCTCAGGAAGAAGGCGATAAATGCTTCAAGTAAGTTCACCCATTCTCttaagaaaagaggaaaaagaaaaatcgaCTACAGGGTTCCATCGGTTTCTATAGAAGATGTACGGGATGCAGCAGAGGAGATTGCTGTCCAAGAATTGCGTCAAAGACTGCTTGACAGGGACTTGTTGCCTGCTAGGCATGATGACTACCATACTTTGTTGAG ATTTTTGAAAGCTAGAGACCTTAATATTGACAAAACAATTCAATTATGGGAAGAAATGCTTAAATGGAGAAATGAATTCGGGACAGACACCATTTTGGAG GATTTTGAATTTGGAGAGCTCGATGAAGTATTGCAATATTACCCTCAAGGGTACCATGGTGTTGATAAAGAAGGGAGGCCTGTTTACATAGAGAGACTGGGAAAAGCCCATCCAAGTAGGCTTATGCAAATAACCAGCATAGAGCGATACCTAAAGTACCATGTCCAAGAATTTGAGAGGGCTCTACAGGAAAAATTCCCTGCTTGTTCAATTGCTGCAAAGAGACAGATATGTTCTACAACAACTATACTGGATGTGCAAGGCTTG GGCATGAAAAATTTCACGCGCACTGCTGCAAATCTCCTGGCTTCCATGACAAAGATAGACACCAATTACTATCCTGAG ACATTACACCGGATGTACATTGTCAATGCTGGTCCTGGCTTTAAGAAGATGCTTTGGCCGGCCACACAGAAATTTCTTGATGTAAAGACGATTGCTAAAATACAG GTGCTGGAACCCAAATCCTTATGTAAATTACTGGAGGTGATTGATTCAAG TCAGTTGCCAGACTTCCTTGGTGGATCATGTACATGCTCTGCCGAAGGAGGCTGTCTCAAGTCTAGTAAAGGTCCATGGAATGATATCGAGATAATGAAG CTTCTGCATAATGCTGAAGCAACATTTGTGAGGGAAGTAACCAGAGTGTCTAACAACCAGCAGATATTTGACTCGTATGTTCAGATACGGCCACTGAAG GCATCTATCGCCAAATCAGGGTCAGATATTGATGATCCTTGTTCATCACTAGGACGAAGGAGTTCTACACCTCCTGCTTTGGCTGCAGTAGATGAAGAA GCATCAGACCAAGGTGCTTACTACACTTGTGACGatcattttcctctggttgATAAATCCATCACAACTAATCTGGGACATGATCAGGACCAATCACTTGATTGTCGTATGAACAATGGTTCTCGTGAGGCAACATTAAATTCAGAAG ATAGTTCGGTCAGCCATCAACTTGACACTGTTATGGATAAAATTGAGAAGAGAAATTTCCCTCGTGTGGCGAGATTGATGATATCTTTCCTGGTCAGGCTAATACCATTTTCTCATATTTTAAGATTGGAATTTTGGAAAAGGCAGAACAACAATGTTTACCCATCTAATTTGGGGGAAAGCATCTCGGATACTAATTCACCGGCACCTGAAGCTGTGGAAGAAGACCGTGTCCTTCCATGTTTACAGCGTCTTCAACAACTAGAAAAAATATACGAGGAACTCAGCAACAAGCCTGCTACCATTCCTTTAGAAAAGGATCGAATGCTTATGGAATCTTTGGACAGGATTAAGTCCGTTGAATATGATCTTGAGCAAACAAAAAGA GTGTTGCATTCTGCAGTGGTAAAGCAAGTTGAGATTGCTAATTTGCTGGAGAATCTAGACGAGTCCAGATTTCAT CGAAAGAGACTGTTCTGTTGA
- the LOC133732823 gene encoding polygalacturonase-like has product MGIKMVNVLAILVLSLLASTTTSQANVFDVTSSIYGGKPGSDIAKGLAKAWRDACASESASKVVVPSGAYKLKEATFEGPCKAPIEVTIQGTLQAPKDRSSDTWVAFSSIDMLTLWGGGTFDGQGAHGSKDGDIRDIRFSSITNSIIMDITSLDSKKYHISISECTNIVFDHLTITSPTNDANTDGIDIESSTRINVTHTNIATGDDCIAVGEGTNQLLVTDVTCGPGHGISIGSLGYKPDEKPVLGVTIMNCTLAGTTNGARIKTWPDSPGVSTASDILFEDIVMVNVENPIIIDQNYCSGDEDRCKQNTPSEVQISNVRFKNIRGSSATPIAVNLACSPSVPCQNVELEDIDLTYNGNEGSLSSHCINVRPRTTCVGKALACANLPGLPSGDSPPPPPLYDYHSPMIYTGGPDNNSCWWPRPPIMGYLLISGLGVWLLQELLQAYSKL; this is encoded by the exons ATGGGTATCAAAATGGTGAATGTCTTGGCAATACTTGTGCTTTCATTGTTAGCTTCTACAACTACATCCCAAGCCAATGTGTTTGATGTGACTAGTTCAATCTATGGTGGAAAGCCCGGGTCTGATATTGCAAAG GGTTTGGCAAAGGCATGGAGAGATGCATGTGCATCAGAGTCAGCAAGTAAGGTTGTTGTTCCGAGCGGTGCGTACAAGTTAAAAGAAGCAACATTCGAAGGTCCTTGCAAGGCTCCGATTGAGGTTACGATCCAGGGAACACTGCAGGCTCCAAAAGACCGAAGTTCAGATACTTGGGTTGCTTTTAGCTCCATTGACATGCTCACCTTATGGGGTGGTGGAACTTTTGACGGCCAAGGAGCACATGGTTCGAAAGACGGTGATATCAGAGATATCAGGTTCTCCTCCATCACCAATTCCATAATCATGGACATAACTTCACTAGATAGCAAGAAATACCACATAAGTATTTCCGAGTGCACCAATATTGTGTTTGACCACCTTACCATTACATCGCCTACAAACGATGCTAACACGGATGGAATTGACATTGAGAGTTCAACAAGGATCAATGTCACTCACACAAATATTGCTACTGGAGACGATTGTATTGCCGTTGGCGAAGGCACCAACCAGCTCCTAGTGACCGACGTTACTTGCGGACCAGGCCACGGCATAAGCATAGGAAGTCTTGGATATAAGCCTGATGAAAAGCCCGTGCTTGGAGTCACAATCATGAACTGCACCCTTGCTGGCACAACCAATGGCGCGAGAATAAAGACATGGCCTGATTCTCCTGGTGTAAGTACTGCCTCGGATATCCTCTTTGAGGATATTGTAATGGTGAATGTCGAGAATCCTATCATCATTGACCAAAACTACTGCTCGGGAGATGAGGATAGATGCAAACAGAATACTCCGTCAGAAGTTCAGATCAGTAATGTGAGGTTCAAGAACATCAGAGGCTCGTCTGCAACTCCAATTGCTGTAAACCTTGCATGTAGTCCGAGTGTGCCATGCCAGAATGTGGAACTGGAAGATATTGATCTCACATACAATGGCAACGAAGGCTCTCTTTCGTCTCACTGTATCAATGTCAGGCCTAGAACCACTTGCGTCGGAAAAGCTCTTGCTTGTGCTAATCTACCAGGCTTACCATCGGGTGATTCGCCGCCTCCACCACCGTTATATGATTACCATTCACCCATGATATACACTGGCGGCCCAGACAATAACAGTTGTTGGTGGCCAAGACCACCGATCATGGGGTATCTACTAATTTCAGGTCTGGGTGTGTGGCTGTTGCAAGAGTTGCTACAAGCATACAGCAAACTATAG